The Blastocatellia bacterium genome includes a window with the following:
- a CDS encoding heme exporter protein CcmB, with protein MLASSRQRSCLTPSLAADARWTMNYWTVTARITAKDLVSEARTRDAFNAMLFFALLVIVIFSFSFQPTTEAERRMAGGLLWVAFLFAGLIVLDRSFLRERVNECLDALRLSPAPPGAIFLGKCLANFLFLLAAELVLIPLFLVFFDLSIRGDAGAALSVLLLGTWALVINGTFFAAMTANLRSREVMLPLLLVPISVPALIAVVEASASLLLGEESVGSWLQMLIGFDLIYTTLSLVLFKTVLESA; from the coding sequence ATGCTCGCCTCGTCGCGTCAGCGGAGCTGCCTCACGCCGTCACTCGCGGCTGATGCCCGGTGGACGATGAACTACTGGACGGTAACTGCCCGCATCACAGCCAAGGACCTCGTGAGCGAGGCGCGGACCCGCGATGCCTTCAATGCCATGCTCTTTTTCGCTCTGCTGGTCATCGTCATTTTCAGTTTCTCGTTTCAACCGACGACGGAGGCCGAGCGACGCATGGCGGGTGGACTCCTGTGGGTGGCCTTCCTCTTTGCCGGGCTGATTGTTCTCGACCGATCGTTTCTCCGCGAACGAGTCAACGAGTGCCTCGACGCGCTGCGGTTGTCGCCGGCGCCGCCGGGCGCGATTTTTCTCGGCAAATGTCTGGCCAATTTTCTCTTTCTCCTGGCGGCGGAGTTGGTCCTCATTCCCCTGTTCCTCGTCTTCTTCGATCTCTCGATTCGAGGCGATGCCGGCGCGGCGCTGTCTGTCCTTCTTCTGGGAACGTGGGCGCTGGTGATCAACGGGACGTTCTTTGCCGCGATGACGGCCAATCTGCGCAGCCGCGAAGTCATGTTGCCGCTCCTCCTCGTACCGATTTCGGTCCCCGCACTGATCGCTGTGGTGGAAGCCTCGGCATCGCTGCTGCTGGGAGAGGAATCGGTCGGAAGCTGGCTTCAGATGCTCATCGGATTCGACCTCATCTACACCACCCTGTCGCTCGTTTTGTTCAAAACAGTCCTGGAGAGCGCATGA
- the ccsA gene encoding cytochrome c biogenesis protein CcsA, translated as MRTEEKFPRWWSVIVGVTVAALIGGVYAALLWAPTERTMGTVQRIFYYHVSSAWTAFVAYFVTLVASLAYLRRRQLTWDAAAVSAAELGVLFNTVNLITGPIWAKPVWGIWWTWDARLTSTFVMWLLYVSYLLLRQFTAESPNQRVLAAVFAIFAFVDVPIVYLSIRLWRTQHPGPVIAGGEGSGIDPQMFLALHACFGAFLLLFVTLFYWRYRLERERVELETLRARLRYLAAQRGE; from the coding sequence ATGAGGACGGAGGAAAAATTTCCGCGCTGGTGGTCAGTGATTGTTGGGGTGACGGTGGCGGCGCTCATCGGAGGCGTCTACGCGGCGTTGCTGTGGGCTCCGACGGAGCGCACGATGGGAACGGTGCAGCGCATCTTCTATTATCATGTCAGCTCCGCCTGGACGGCATTTGTCGCCTACTTTGTGACTTTGGTGGCGTCTCTGGCCTATCTGCGACGCCGGCAGTTGACGTGGGATGCTGCGGCGGTGAGCGCCGCCGAGCTGGGCGTCCTGTTCAACACCGTCAATCTCATCACCGGACCGATCTGGGCCAAACCCGTCTGGGGCATCTGGTGGACATGGGATGCGCGACTCACGTCGACCTTCGTCATGTGGCTCCTCTATGTGAGCTATTTGCTTCTGCGGCAATTCACCGCCGAGTCCCCGAATCAGCGCGTCCTGGCGGCCGTGTTCGCCATCTTTGCCTTTGTGGATGTGCCGATTGTCTACCTCTCGATTCGGCTCTGGCGCACACAGCATCCGGGTCCGGTCATTGCTGGAGGGGAGGGATCGGGCATTGATCCTCAGATGTTCCTGGCGCTTCACGCCTGCTTTGGTGCGTTCCTTCTGCTCTTTGTGACCCTTTTCTATTGGCGCTATCGCCTGGAACGGGAGCGTGTCGAGTTGGAGACGCTGCGTGCGCGTCTCCGCTATCTCGCCGCCCAACGGGGAGAGTGA